TcactaaaacagctctgacccctcgtggcatggactccacaagacctctgaaggtgtaagtaacaaggtggggcctccatggctctgacctGTTTTTCCAgcttgatcagattgagatctggggaagtcaacaccttgaacagtttgtcatgttcctcaaaccattcctgaacaaattttgcagtgtgacagggcacattatcctgctggaagaggccactgtcatcagggaataatgTGGCCATGAATGGGCATACTTGGTCTGTAATAATGTTTTAGGTAGGTGGTGCGTGTCAAAATGATATCTACATGAATGTCTGGATCCAAGGTTTCCAAGCtggacattgcccagagcatcacactgcctccgcctcCTTCCCATAATGCCactagtgccatctcttccccaggcaaACAACACACatacacccggccgtccacatgatgtaaaagaaaacgtgattcatcagaccagactactttccattgctccatggtccagttctggtgctcacaagCCCATTGCAGGTGTTTTTTCAGCGGTGGACAGGAGTTAAAATGAgaactctgaccagtctgcagctacacagccccatacgctgTGATGCAGTGTGTTCTGACACCCTTCTTTCAAAGCCAGAattaacttttttagcaatttgtgcaacagtagatcttctgtgggactggaccagatgggcttgcctttgcgcatcaatgagccttgggcgcccatgaccctggcaccagttcaccggttgtccttccttgcaccacttttggtaggtactaatcacgGCATATTGGGaccaccccacaagacctgccattttgggagatgctctgacccagtggtctagccaccacaatttggcccttgtcaaagtctctcagatccttacgcttgaccatttttcctgcttccaatacatcaacttccagaactgactgttcacctgCTGCCTAAAATATCTCCCCCCTGACacgtgccattgtaacaagataatcaatgttattcacttctctTCGCAATggtattaatgttgtggctgatcagtgcatAACCTAATCATATCGACATATATCAATGCTTCTAATCTGTACTTTAAGGCTTTCTGAAGATAGTTTTGTCTGGACAGATGTGGCCAAGTACTGATAAAAATTCACTtagaaggaacaaaaaaaaaaaaaaggacgtacatttaaaaaaagatggTTTACAATGTTtcatgtgtttgcaaatttaaTTAGTAAAATATGGAGACATGGATTTGGGAATGGTGGCAGCTATGATATTAAGGGGGCACGAATAAATGTAGATTATGCATTGGTAACATTAGAAAAGTTTCTCTATCATGCATTAGTTTTCTCCATGCTTAAAAATTTCAAATAAAGATATCATAATTGTGATTAAAGTGTAATAAGTGACAATAGGATACAAGTCAAACATTTCTTTATATTGCTTCTAAACAGCAATTTCCAAAACCTTTCTGAGAACTCTCACTACATCCTCTGCCATCTCTTCCAGAAAATCCTGTAACATCTTGTAAATGGCATTAAAGGAGATGCCACCAGCAGCTACAGTACCAATCACTGGAATCCAGCTCAATACAATTGAAGCCAACATAAATGTTCCTGCACTTTTGGCTACAAGTGATGTAACAATGTCTTTGTTTATCTCTTGTAAAACAAAAGGGGATTTGATTACAGATTTTAACACTGCATCATCTATACCAAATGTATTGGCTAAGTTTTGGAGAGACTCTTGATCCAGACCAAAAGCCTTTCGATATTTTTTCATAACTGTCACTAAGATGTTGATATCACAAGCGACAGATAGACCAGGATTAGGGACTGCAGCTGCTACTGCACCCGAGAGTGTGGCCAGTTTCCAGATCTGACTCTTCAGTTCTTCTGTTTTCCTCTCAAGTATCGGCATACAAACGTTGTGCAGATTGAGTAGGAAAACATGTTTCTTATTACTTGAAAGTTCCTTTATTAGAGTTTCTTTCATGAGATTGAAGTCATACTTGTCCAGTTCCAGGCAAGACAACAGAAACACACGTGGCTCTTTGATTCCTGACTCACAAAGATTTTGGATGCAGTTTTCCCGAATCGCTTTCAATATTCTCTCTTtgttgtatgtcattttgttacgTTTTTGGCTGGCATACAAGTCAGCATCAATTTTTGATCTCACAAAGTAGAACTTCTTCCCCATTGCTTGAATTTCCTTTGCAAGTTCTGCATTATTGAGCCTGAAACGTTCAGATGCCACGATAATGAAAAAGTCATATTGATGGaaattgactttttgaagataAGTCTTTGGCTGGAACTTAGAAGTGCCCACCCCTGGTAGATCCCAAAAGGTCACATTTTTATAATTTGGATGAGTATAAGGCATTGGCTTCTCGGTACATTCCACAACTCCTGTTTCAgcagcaccatcatcatcatcctctagcCCACGGATGGCATTGATGAAAGTTGACTTTCCAGCTCCTGTCTCACCTGTTACTGCAATAGTCAGGTGGGTATTTTCTACATTCTCCAAGGATTTACGAATTGCTTCAATGGCTTTGCACAGGTCACCTTGCTCTAAACCAGCTTTTATTTCTTCCTGCAGGTTTTTATCAGAAGCCATCTTCTCTGTTGCatttaatttttcttaaaaaGAAGAATGAAAACATTAATAAGGCTATTCAAAAAGAGATTGTAAGATTCCACTACTGGCATTTCTGACTTTGGCTCAGCTGGAGCAAAGTAAAGTGTAATTCACTCATTTAACTTCCATTACCACCCCTAAGCTGACGACAACCACATCTATATCTCTTCACCTTACCCCTCTCCTTCTGTAGCATCTCGTGTAAGCaagtgtctttctgctatctctgcATGGATGTTCCAATGCTATCTAAAGctaaacatgtccaaaacaaaactaatcttccctcctcccagagtcaccacctcaaTTCTCCCTCATCATCAATAGCACCACAAATTCCGCAGTAAGCCAAGccagctgccttggtgtcacacttgactccactctttgctttattcctcacatctagaCTCTCTCCAAGTTCCGTCTACTACACTTTAACACATTACCAGAATATGtcattttcttactcaacatgctaccaaaacccttatccattctCATCTCCCgtctagactactgcaacctactgctatctggcattcctgacacccatatagccacacttcaatccatcctaaatgctgctgcaagactgatcttcctctttcaccactCCATAgctgctgcaccacttttcaGAGCCcacattggctccctgtgtcctctagaATCTAAGTCAAATTACTCACCattacttacaaagcccttaacaccaccaccccttcatacatctcaaacctcatatcaaaatactctccctcttagATCcaacctgc
Above is a genomic segment from Mixophyes fleayi isolate aMixFle1 chromosome 11, aMixFle1.hap1, whole genome shotgun sequence containing:
- the LOC142107961 gene encoding interferon-inducible GTPase 5-like, whose amino-acid sequence is MASDKNLQEEIKAGLEQGDLCKAIEAIRKSLENVENTHLTIAVTGETGAGKSTFINAIRGLEDDDDGAAETGVVECTEKPMPYTHPNYKNVTFWDLPGVGTSKFQPKTYLQKVNFHQYDFFIIVASERFRLNNAELAKEIQAMGKKFYFVRSKIDADLYASQKRNKMTYNKERILKAIRENCIQNLCESGIKEPRVFLLSCLELDKYDFNLMKETLIKELSSNKKHVFLLNLHNVCMPILERKTEELKSQIWKLATLSGAVAAAVPNPGLSVACDINILVTVMKKYRKAFGLDQESLQNLANTFGIDDAVLKSVIKSPFVLQEINKDIVTSLVAKSAGTFMLASIVLSWIPVIGTVAAGGISFNAIYKMLQDFLEEMAEDVVRVLRKVLEIAV